The following proteins come from a genomic window of Larimichthys crocea isolate SSNF chromosome XV, L_crocea_2.0, whole genome shotgun sequence:
- the l1cama gene encoding neural cell adhesion molecule L1.2 isoform X3, producing the protein MPHTQRQQVGSRGQCSSRLLPLLRLLLLLFIAAQPSHASIHIPSNLKRPPMITTQPESVTVFSVEDLVMSCEASGNPSPIFRWTKDGEEFDPASDPELKVTENSGSSAFYTLSNTMEAMKEYQGKYICYASNELGTAVSNEAILTTDALPSQQKEKKVSVKAEEGSSFILKCNPPQSSMKPAIHWMDWRLHHIQLSERVVVGKDGNLYFAHLTTEDSRDDYTCNVQYLVTRTILAKEPISLTVNPSNSVLRNRRPHMMRPIGSQSTYHALRGQTIELECIVQGLPTPSVSWLRKDGEMSESRISKDMYDRRLRFSNISETDSGEYQCIANNSQGKITHTYTVTVEASPYWTIQPLSQIYAPGETVKLDCQADGIPSPTISWTMNGIPLSETDKDSKRTLTASGSLILRDVNFIDTAIYQCQASNKHGTILTNTNVYVIDLPPQILTEDRNVYTFAEGMKALLDCESFGSPKPKIMWESDTTSSLLADPRVNPLTTGGLEIFNVTHADQGIYTCSVQNSNLSISAELEVLNRTVILTPPQALKVQPGNTAIFTCQFLVDPKVGKAAILWRKNGQKLTESHSDEKFTFEGPDMIIANVQPGDEGVYTCQVITNLDTAEAINTLTICDRPDPPVLLQITDSKHRAVTLSWTPGEDHNSPVLEYVVEFEDQGSMERGWEELRRVGGNRTHASLPLWPYMSYRFRVIAINDVGKSDPSKPSDTHNTSAEAPDNNPEDVRSESTDPDTLVIAWKEIDKRNFNGPGFKYRVQWRRVVGSGPNWNTTYVTAPPFIVNDIGNFSAFEMKVRAVNDVGQSPEPDPYIGYSGEDVPLEAPMDVGVVLLNSTTIRVTWAAVDKDTVRGHLLGYKIYLTRIGSRGHHRGRRSREPGTTVVLETGANEEKKVINDLRPYSHYALSVTVFNSKGEGPPSETLSFKTQEGVPGPPTSLMLDSPSEAEMTLNWTPPGQPNGVLIGYLLQYQQIVESDDSPMQVETIDDATVTHLTLKGLDRHSHYRFYLRGRTAAGDGEPIMREGATTLDGAPPANISLSVGETSVNLSWVAKKRHRNVSFQVHYLKKDDGSKWKKTEKVDSSQSFYQLQGLTPGSHYRLRFIYSNTTFWETDIETEGTVTEVQPSFATQGWFIGVVSAIVLLLLILLILCFIKRSKGGKYSVKDKEEGPMDSEARPMKDETFGEYRSLESDLEEKRTASQPSLGEESKLCSEDNLDFNVSSAITTELNMDESLVSQFSRPSEGPEVINGLPDNSPLNPTTVSPTTNGMPNSVTILD; encoded by the exons ATGCCTCACACGCAGCGACAGCAGGTTGGCAGTAGGGGGCAGTGCTCCTCAcgcctcctccccctcctccgtctcctcctcctcctcttcatcgcTGCCCAGCCCAGCCACGCATCCATACACATACCCTCCAACT TGAAGAGGCCTCCGATGATCACCACACAGCCAGAGTCTGTCACCGTCTTTAGTGTTGAGGACCTCGTCATGAGCTGCGAAGCATCTGGAAACCCTTCACCCAT TTTCCGATGGACAAAGGATGGAGAGGAGTTTGACCCAGCCAGTGACCCAGAGCTGAAGGTTACTGAGAACTCCGGCTCATCTGCATTCTACACACTCAGTAATACTATGGAAGCCATGAAGGAGTATCAAGGCAAATACATCTGCTACGCATCCAACGAGCTGGGGACAGCCGTCTCTAACGAGGCCATACTCACAACTGATG CTCTCCCAAgccagcagaaagaaaaaaaggtcagtgtGAAGGCTGAAGAGGGAAGCAGTTTTATTCTGAAGTGTAACCCCCCGCAGAGCTCTATGAAGCCTGCTATTCACTGGATGGACTGGC GTCTACATCATATCCAGCTAAGTGAGCGGGTGGTGGTGGGAAAGGATGGCAACCTATACTTTGCCCATTTGACAACTGAAGACAGCAGGGATGACTACACCTGTAATGTCCAGTACTTGGTAACACGCACCATTCTGGCAAAGGAACCCATCTCTCTTACTGTCAACCCCT CCAACTCTGTACTGCGGAACAGGAGGCCCCACATGATGAGACCCATCGGAAGCCAGAGCACTTACCATGCTTTAAGGGGCCAGACCATCGAGCTTGAGTGCATCGTCCAAGGcct CCCAACACCTAGTGTGTCATGGCTGAGGAAGGACGGCGAGATGTCAGAATCTCGGATCAGTAAAGATATGTACGACCGCCGCTTGCGCTTCAGTAACATCTCAGAGACTGACAGTGGCGAGTACCAGTGTATAGCTAACAACTCACAGGGGAAGATCACGCACACTTACACTGTGACTGTGGAAG CGTCGCCCTACTGGACCATTCAGCCACTCAGTCAGATATATGCCCCAGGTGAGACTGTCAAACTAGACTGCCAGGCAGACGGCATCCCCTCTCCTACCATCAGCTGGACCATGAACGGGATCCCCCTCTCAG aaactgACAAGGACTCCAAGCGTACTCTGACAGCAAGTGGATCTCTAATCCTAAGGGATGTCAACTTTATAGACACTGCCATCTATCAGTGCCAGGCCTCCAACAAACATGGAACCATCCTCACCAACACCAACGTCTATGTCATTG atCTGCCTCCACAGATCCTTACTGAGGATAGGAATGTATACACATTTGCAGAGGGCATGAAGGCTTTACTGGATTGTGAGAGCTTTGGCTCTCCTAAACCTAAAATCATGTG GGAGAGCgacaccacctcctcccttctGGCAGATCCCAGAGTTAATCCACTCACCACCGGGGGGCTCGAAATCTTTAATGTCACACATGCCGATCAGGGCATTTACACCTGCTCTGTACAAAACAGCAACTTGTCCATAAGTGCGGAGTTGGAAGTGCTCA ACAGGACAGTGATCCTGACACCTCCACAGGCTCTGAAGGTGCAGCCTGGAAACACAGCAATCTTCACTTGTCAGTTCCTTGTTGACCCCAAGGTGGGCAAAGCAGCCATTCTGTGGAGGAAGAACGGTCAGAAGCTCACAGAGTCCCACAGTGATGAAAA ATTCACATTTGAAGGACCAGACATGATAATTGCTAACGTGCAACCAGGTGATGAAGGCGTGTATACCTGTCAGGTCATCACTAACCTGGACACGGCTGAAGCCATCAACACCCTCACTATATGTG ATCGTCCAGaccctcctgtcctcctccagaTCACTGATTCTAAGCATCGTGCAGTCACCCTCAGCTGGACTCCTGGAGAGGATCACAACAGCCCCGTGCTAG AGTATGTGGTTGAGTTTGAGGACCAAGGTTCTATGGAGAGGGGCTGGGAAGAGCTGAGGAGAGTAGGGGGTAACAGGACGCATGCTAGCCTCCCCCTGTGGCCCTACATGTCCTACCGTTTCCGGGTCATTGCCATCAATGATGTGGGCAAAAGCGACCCCAGCAAGCCATCTGATACTCACAACACTTCTGCTGAAG CTCCAGACAATAACCCTGAAGATGTAAGGAGTGAGTCCACAGATCCAGACACTCTGGTCATCGCCTGGAAG GAAATTGACAAACGTAACTTCAATGGACCTGGCTTCAAGTACCGGGTGCAGTGGAGGCGAGTGGTGGGCAGTGGGCCCAACTGGAACACCACCTATGTAACTGCACCACCATTCATCGTCAATGACATTGGCAACTTTTCTGCTTTTGAGATGAAAGTTCGCGCTGTCAACGATGTAGGACAGTCACCTGAGCCAGACCCTTATATTGGCTACTCAGGAGAAGATG ttCCATTGGAGGCTCCAATGGATGTGGGTGTTGTATTGCTGAACAGCACTACCATCAGAGTAACCTGGGCAGCAGTAGACAAAGACACGGTCAGAGGACACCTGCTGGGATACAAG ATCTACTTGACCAGAATCGGCTCCAGGGGCCACCACCGAGGCCGGAGGTCCAGAGAGCCAGGGACCACTGTTGTGCTTGAGACTGGGGCCAACGAGGAGAAGAAAGTGATCAATGATCTCAGACCATACTCCCATTATGCCCTGTCCGTCACTGTATTCAACAGCAAGGGAGAGGGACCCCCCTCTGAGACGCTGTCCTTCAAGACTCAAGAAGGAG TTCCTGGTCCTCCCACGTCCCTGATGCTGGACAGCCCATCAGAGGCAGAAATGACCCTCAACTGGACGCCTCCTGGCCAGCCCAATGGAGTCCTCATCGGATATCTGCTGCAGTACCAACAGA TTGTGGAGAGTGATGACAGCCCCATGCAGGTAGAGACAATAGACGACGCCACAGTCACCCACCTCACCCTAAAGGGCCTGGACCGCCACAGCCACTACCGCTTCTACCTGAGGGGACGCACTGCTGCAGGGGACGGAGAGCCCATCATGAGGGAGGGTGCAACTACGCTGGATGGAG CTCCTCCTGCCAACATCAGCCTGTCTGTGGGGGAAACCTCAGTTAACCTCAGCTGGGTGGCCAAGAAGAGACACAGGAATGTTAGCTTCCAGGTCCACTACCTCAAAAAAGATG ATGGCAGTAAAtggaagaagacagagaaggtGGACTCCTCACAGTCTTTTTACCAGCTCCAGGGCCTGACTCCAGGCTCTCATTATCGTCTACGCTTCATCTACAGCAACACCACCTTTTGGGAGACTGATATTGAAACAGAAGGAACAG TGACGGAGGTACAGCCAAGCTTTGCAACACAGGGCTGGTTCATCGGTGTTGTGAGTGccattgtgctgctgctgctgatactGCTTATCCTCTGCTTCATCAAGAGGAGTAAAGGGGGGAAGTATTCAG TGAAAGATAAAGAAGAGGGTCCAATGGACTCAGAAGCACGGCCCATGAAGGATGAGACTTTTGGAGAGTACAG ATCTCTAGAAAG CGACCTAGAGGAGAAGCGCACGGCCAGCCAGCCATCCCTGGGCGAGGAAAGCAAACTGTGCAGCGAGGACAACCTGGACTTCAACGTCAGCAGTGCCATAACCACAGAGCTCAACATGGATGAGTCTCTGGTCAGCCAGTTTAGTCGGCCAAGTGAGGGGCCAGAGGTGATCAATGGCCTGCCAGACAACTCACCGCTCAACCCCACCACCGTCTCTCCAACCACCAATGGCATGCCCAACTCAGTCACCATCCTCGATTAA
- the l1cama gene encoding neural cell adhesion molecule L1.2 isoform X2, whose translation MPHTQRQQVGSRGQCSSRLLPLLRLLLLLFIAAQPSHASIHIPSNYHISDLKRPPMITTQPESVTVFSVEDLVMSCEASGNPSPIFRWTKDGEEFDPASDPELKVTENSGSSAFYTLSNTMEAMKEYQGKYICYASNELGTAVSNEAILTTDALPSQQKEKKVSVKAEEGSSFILKCNPPQSSMKPAIHWMDWRLHHIQLSERVVVGKDGNLYFAHLTTEDSRDDYTCNVQYLVTRTILAKEPISLTVNPSNSVLRNRRPHMMRPIGSQSTYHALRGQTIELECIVQGLPTPSVSWLRKDGEMSESRISKDMYDRRLRFSNISETDSGEYQCIANNSQGKITHTYTVTVEASPYWTIQPLSQIYAPGETVKLDCQADGIPSPTISWTMNGIPLSETDKDSKRTLTASGSLILRDVNFIDTAIYQCQASNKHGTILTNTNVYVIDLPPQILTEDRNVYTFAEGMKALLDCESFGSPKPKIMWESDTTSSLLADPRVNPLTTGGLEIFNVTHADQGIYTCSVQNSNLSISAELEVLNRTVILTPPQALKVQPGNTAIFTCQFLVDPKVGKAAILWRKNGQKLTESHSDEKFTFEGPDMIIANVQPGDEGVYTCQVITNLDTAEAINTLTICDRPDPPVLLQITDSKHRAVTLSWTPGEDHNSPVLEYVVEFEDQGSMERGWEELRRVGGNRTHASLPLWPYMSYRFRVIAINDVGKSDPSKPSDTHNTSAEAPDNNPEDVRSESTDPDTLVIAWKEIDKRNFNGPGFKYRVQWRRVVGSGPNWNTTYVTAPPFIVNDIGNFSAFEMKVRAVNDVGQSPEPDPYIGYSGEDVPLEAPMDVGVVLLNSTTIRVTWAAVDKDTVRGHLLGYKIYLTRIGSRGHHRGRRSREPGTTVVLETGANEEKKVINDLRPYSHYALSVTVFNSKGEGPPSETLSFKTQEGVPGPPTSLMLDSPSEAEMTLNWTPPGQPNGVLIGYLLQYQQIVESDDSPMQVETIDDATVTHLTLKGLDRHSHYRFYLRGRTAAGDGEPIMREGATTLDGAPPANISLSVGETSVNLSWVAKKRHRNVSFQVHYLKKDDGSKWKKTEKVDSSQSFYQLQGLTPGSHYRLRFIYSNTTFWETDIETEGTVTEVQPSFATQGWFIGVVSAIVLLLLILLILCFIKRSKGGKYSVKDKEEGPMDSEARPMKDETFGEYSDLEEKRTASQPSLGEESKLCSEDNLDFNVSSAITTELNMDESLVSQFSRPSEGPEVINGLPDNSPLNPTTVSPTTNGMPNSVTILD comes from the exons ATGCCTCACACGCAGCGACAGCAGGTTGGCAGTAGGGGGCAGTGCTCCTCAcgcctcctccccctcctccgtctcctcctcctcctcttcatcgcTGCCCAGCCCAGCCACGCATCCATACACATACCCTCCAACT ACCACATAAGTGATC TGAAGAGGCCTCCGATGATCACCACACAGCCAGAGTCTGTCACCGTCTTTAGTGTTGAGGACCTCGTCATGAGCTGCGAAGCATCTGGAAACCCTTCACCCAT TTTCCGATGGACAAAGGATGGAGAGGAGTTTGACCCAGCCAGTGACCCAGAGCTGAAGGTTACTGAGAACTCCGGCTCATCTGCATTCTACACACTCAGTAATACTATGGAAGCCATGAAGGAGTATCAAGGCAAATACATCTGCTACGCATCCAACGAGCTGGGGACAGCCGTCTCTAACGAGGCCATACTCACAACTGATG CTCTCCCAAgccagcagaaagaaaaaaaggtcagtgtGAAGGCTGAAGAGGGAAGCAGTTTTATTCTGAAGTGTAACCCCCCGCAGAGCTCTATGAAGCCTGCTATTCACTGGATGGACTGGC GTCTACATCATATCCAGCTAAGTGAGCGGGTGGTGGTGGGAAAGGATGGCAACCTATACTTTGCCCATTTGACAACTGAAGACAGCAGGGATGACTACACCTGTAATGTCCAGTACTTGGTAACACGCACCATTCTGGCAAAGGAACCCATCTCTCTTACTGTCAACCCCT CCAACTCTGTACTGCGGAACAGGAGGCCCCACATGATGAGACCCATCGGAAGCCAGAGCACTTACCATGCTTTAAGGGGCCAGACCATCGAGCTTGAGTGCATCGTCCAAGGcct CCCAACACCTAGTGTGTCATGGCTGAGGAAGGACGGCGAGATGTCAGAATCTCGGATCAGTAAAGATATGTACGACCGCCGCTTGCGCTTCAGTAACATCTCAGAGACTGACAGTGGCGAGTACCAGTGTATAGCTAACAACTCACAGGGGAAGATCACGCACACTTACACTGTGACTGTGGAAG CGTCGCCCTACTGGACCATTCAGCCACTCAGTCAGATATATGCCCCAGGTGAGACTGTCAAACTAGACTGCCAGGCAGACGGCATCCCCTCTCCTACCATCAGCTGGACCATGAACGGGATCCCCCTCTCAG aaactgACAAGGACTCCAAGCGTACTCTGACAGCAAGTGGATCTCTAATCCTAAGGGATGTCAACTTTATAGACACTGCCATCTATCAGTGCCAGGCCTCCAACAAACATGGAACCATCCTCACCAACACCAACGTCTATGTCATTG atCTGCCTCCACAGATCCTTACTGAGGATAGGAATGTATACACATTTGCAGAGGGCATGAAGGCTTTACTGGATTGTGAGAGCTTTGGCTCTCCTAAACCTAAAATCATGTG GGAGAGCgacaccacctcctcccttctGGCAGATCCCAGAGTTAATCCACTCACCACCGGGGGGCTCGAAATCTTTAATGTCACACATGCCGATCAGGGCATTTACACCTGCTCTGTACAAAACAGCAACTTGTCCATAAGTGCGGAGTTGGAAGTGCTCA ACAGGACAGTGATCCTGACACCTCCACAGGCTCTGAAGGTGCAGCCTGGAAACACAGCAATCTTCACTTGTCAGTTCCTTGTTGACCCCAAGGTGGGCAAAGCAGCCATTCTGTGGAGGAAGAACGGTCAGAAGCTCACAGAGTCCCACAGTGATGAAAA ATTCACATTTGAAGGACCAGACATGATAATTGCTAACGTGCAACCAGGTGATGAAGGCGTGTATACCTGTCAGGTCATCACTAACCTGGACACGGCTGAAGCCATCAACACCCTCACTATATGTG ATCGTCCAGaccctcctgtcctcctccagaTCACTGATTCTAAGCATCGTGCAGTCACCCTCAGCTGGACTCCTGGAGAGGATCACAACAGCCCCGTGCTAG AGTATGTGGTTGAGTTTGAGGACCAAGGTTCTATGGAGAGGGGCTGGGAAGAGCTGAGGAGAGTAGGGGGTAACAGGACGCATGCTAGCCTCCCCCTGTGGCCCTACATGTCCTACCGTTTCCGGGTCATTGCCATCAATGATGTGGGCAAAAGCGACCCCAGCAAGCCATCTGATACTCACAACACTTCTGCTGAAG CTCCAGACAATAACCCTGAAGATGTAAGGAGTGAGTCCACAGATCCAGACACTCTGGTCATCGCCTGGAAG GAAATTGACAAACGTAACTTCAATGGACCTGGCTTCAAGTACCGGGTGCAGTGGAGGCGAGTGGTGGGCAGTGGGCCCAACTGGAACACCACCTATGTAACTGCACCACCATTCATCGTCAATGACATTGGCAACTTTTCTGCTTTTGAGATGAAAGTTCGCGCTGTCAACGATGTAGGACAGTCACCTGAGCCAGACCCTTATATTGGCTACTCAGGAGAAGATG ttCCATTGGAGGCTCCAATGGATGTGGGTGTTGTATTGCTGAACAGCACTACCATCAGAGTAACCTGGGCAGCAGTAGACAAAGACACGGTCAGAGGACACCTGCTGGGATACAAG ATCTACTTGACCAGAATCGGCTCCAGGGGCCACCACCGAGGCCGGAGGTCCAGAGAGCCAGGGACCACTGTTGTGCTTGAGACTGGGGCCAACGAGGAGAAGAAAGTGATCAATGATCTCAGACCATACTCCCATTATGCCCTGTCCGTCACTGTATTCAACAGCAAGGGAGAGGGACCCCCCTCTGAGACGCTGTCCTTCAAGACTCAAGAAGGAG TTCCTGGTCCTCCCACGTCCCTGATGCTGGACAGCCCATCAGAGGCAGAAATGACCCTCAACTGGACGCCTCCTGGCCAGCCCAATGGAGTCCTCATCGGATATCTGCTGCAGTACCAACAGA TTGTGGAGAGTGATGACAGCCCCATGCAGGTAGAGACAATAGACGACGCCACAGTCACCCACCTCACCCTAAAGGGCCTGGACCGCCACAGCCACTACCGCTTCTACCTGAGGGGACGCACTGCTGCAGGGGACGGAGAGCCCATCATGAGGGAGGGTGCAACTACGCTGGATGGAG CTCCTCCTGCCAACATCAGCCTGTCTGTGGGGGAAACCTCAGTTAACCTCAGCTGGGTGGCCAAGAAGAGACACAGGAATGTTAGCTTCCAGGTCCACTACCTCAAAAAAGATG ATGGCAGTAAAtggaagaagacagagaaggtGGACTCCTCACAGTCTTTTTACCAGCTCCAGGGCCTGACTCCAGGCTCTCATTATCGTCTACGCTTCATCTACAGCAACACCACCTTTTGGGAGACTGATATTGAAACAGAAGGAACAG TGACGGAGGTACAGCCAAGCTTTGCAACACAGGGCTGGTTCATCGGTGTTGTGAGTGccattgtgctgctgctgctgatactGCTTATCCTCTGCTTCATCAAGAGGAGTAAAGGGGGGAAGTATTCAG TGAAAGATAAAGAAGAGGGTCCAATGGACTCAGAAGCACGGCCCATGAAGGATGAGACTTTTGGAGAGTACAG CGACCTAGAGGAGAAGCGCACGGCCAGCCAGCCATCCCTGGGCGAGGAAAGCAAACTGTGCAGCGAGGACAACCTGGACTTCAACGTCAGCAGTGCCATAACCACAGAGCTCAACATGGATGAGTCTCTGGTCAGCCAGTTTAGTCGGCCAAGTGAGGGGCCAGAGGTGATCAATGGCCTGCCAGACAACTCACCGCTCAACCCCACCACCGTCTCTCCAACCACCAATGGCATGCCCAACTCAGTCACCATCCTCGATTAA